In Candidatus Tanganyikabacteria bacterium, the genomic window CCCCGGTGGCTGGCGCGCCACCACAAGGATGCGCCCAAGGGCTGGCCCGGGCCGATATGGGAGGCGCAGGCCCAGCAGATCACGATCTACCACGGGAGAGAGCCCGACGCCCGGTTCCTGGCCGAGGCCGCGAGCCGAGACAGCGGCCGATCGTTTACCGCCAGCACCGTGCTCATAGACGAGTGGGCTTACCAGCAGTGGGCACGCGAGATCTGGCAGGCAGCGTATCCCACGATCAACCGGCCCACGGGCGGGCAAGTGATCGGGCTCTCGACCGCCAAGCCTGCCACGCAGTTTCACGAGATCTGGGTAGGCGCCGAGCATGAGTGGCGCAGGCCCGACGCGCCGGCAAACGGGTTCTACGGAGTGTTCCTGCCCTGGACCGCCGATCCGCGCCGCACGCCGGAGTGGTACGAAGCCACCAAGGCCGCCCTGCCGGCTACATACCGGGCCGAGTACCCCGCGACGCCCGACGAGGCCTTCTCCTGCGGGCAGGATCTCGCCTTCCCGGAGTTTGATTTCAACGTCCACACGTGCGAGCCGTTCGAGATCCCGGTGGGCTGGTCCCGATACCGGGGATTGGATTGGGGCTTTGCCGCACCGTTTGCCGCTCTCTGGGCGGCCGTGGATTACGACGGGACGCTGATCGTTTACCGCGAGTGGTATCAGAACCGGCTACACGTGCCCGAGGTGGCCGCCGGCATACTCGACCGGAGCAAGGAAGAGACATTCGCGGGGAGCGTGGCCGACCCCTCGATCTGGGCGCGAGCGGGACACAGCGGCCCGAGCATCGGCGAGGACTTCGGGAAGCACGGGCTGTGGTGGTGCAAGGCCGACAACGATCGCCTCCAGGGATGGGCGGCTGTTCACCAACGCCTGCGCGTGGATCCCGAGACCGGCAAGCCCGCGATCAGGATCTTCCGCACATGCAAGAACCTGATCCGCGAGTTAGGCCACGCGATGCAGGACCCCCACCGCGCCGAGGATGTGGAGACCAACCAATCCGATCACGCGCTCGACAGCCTCCGGTACATTTGCCTGGCCAGGCCCTACGCCCCGAGCAAGCCCAAGGAGCCCGAGCCGTGGTGGCTGAAGAAGGCAGAGCGCAAGCCCTTTAACTGGCGAGCGCAACTTTGAAATCAACGAACCGGACGTTTAATTGAAAATCAACTTGACTAGCAAGTTGAAAGTACAATAGACTACCTATCAGACAGGAGGGCTCGGTAATGAAGGCGATCGGTTACATCCGCGTCAGCACTCAAGAGCAGGCCAGCGAGGGCTACAGCCTGGCCGCGCAGGAGAGTAAGATCCGCGCCTATGCCGACCTGTACGGGCTCGCCCTGGTGGACGTGATCGCCGATGCCGGCGTGAGCGCGAAGAGCCTCGACCGCCCGGGCCTTACCGAGGCCCTGCGGCGGCTCGAATCGGGCGAGGCCGAGGCGCTGGTGATCCTCAAGCTCGACCGGCTTACCCGCAACGTCGCCGACTGGAACGCCCTGATCGATCGGTACTTCGGGAAGGCCGTGGCCCTGATGAGCGTGAGCGACCAGATCGACACGCGGACGGCCGGGGGGCGGCTCGTGCTCAACGTGCTGGTCAGCGTGGCCCAGTGGGAGCGCGAGGCGATCGGGGAGCGCACGGCGGCGGCGCTCGCGCAGAAGAAAGCGCAAGGCGAGGCGGTAGGCCGCCCGGGGTACGGGTTCGAGATCCGGGACGGCCGGCTGGCCGAGGTGGAAGGCGAAGCCTCCGTAGTGGCTCGCGTGGCCGCCCTGCGCGCCGAGGGGCAGACGCTCCAGCAGATCGCCGACACGCTCAACGGCGAGGGGATCGCGACCAAGCGCGGCGGCCGGTGGGCTCCCCAGACGGTGAAGAACCTCCTCGCGAGGAGCGCCCGGTGAGCAAGCGGGACCGCGCCGAGGCGATCGTCGTGCTCGGGCGCGCCGTCGTGGAGGAGGCCCTGGCCGACCTCGACCGGGCGGCCCGTCTCTTTGCCGACGATCCCGAAGCCGTGGAAGCGGCGGTCAAAGGGATCCGAGGCAAAACCGCGCAGGAGGCCCGCGAGTTTGCCGCAGGCCTGGCGCACGAGACGAAGATCGCTCTAGCGGGCGCCTGGATAGGGGAGACGTTTACCCGAGCCATGGAGCGCCTGGGATTCGAGGAGATGCCGGAATGACACGCAGGCCAGAGGACTCGAAGAACTGGGGAGGCCCGCGTCCGGGATCGGGCAGGCCGGCCCTTAGCGGCGAGCGGCGAGTGACGGTCAGCGTGAACCTTACGCCTACCCTCCGCGACTGGCTCGACGGGCTGGCGGGGGAGTGGGACGTTTCCCGCTCCGAGGCTCTGGCCGTGATCCTGGCCGACTACAGGAAGCTCCTCGACTCCCCCAAGGGGCGGGCGCTGATCGAGCGCCTGCGGAAGGAATGAGCGCGAGCGGACATGAGTGCATTTGCGCCTTTCGGCGAGCATGCCACGGGAAGCCCCTGGGACAAGCGCAGGGAGCGGGGGATAGGAACGTACCACCCTACCCCCGCAGTGCCCCTGAAACGGGCGTGTAGAAGGCCAGGCAAGACGCCTGGCCCCACTCGTGGGGCCTTTGGGATCCCCTCCGACTGTCCCCCCGGTGTCCCCCCGGGGGACCGGCGATCCCTGAAAGTAGCGCGCTCAGAGGGACTTGAACCCCCGACCTTCTGATTCGTAGTCAGACGCTCTATCCAGCTGAGCTATGAGCGCACGGGACGATCATCTTATCAGGTAGAATGTCCGAGGTAAACGACCCATCGCAAGGGAGAGGGACATGAGCAAGCCCACGGCGGTTAGCGATAACGATTTCGGCAAAGTGGTCCTCGAGGCCGACAAGCCGGTGCTGGTTGATTTCTGGGCAACCTGGTGCGGGCCTTGCCGGATGATCGCGCCCATCCTCGAGGAGATGGCGACCGAGCATGGCGACAAGCTCAAGGTAGTCAAGCTGGACGTGGACGCCAACGCCGTCACCGCGCAGAAGTACGGCGTCATGAGCATCCCCACCCTCATCCTGTTCAAGGGTGGCCAGCCGGCCGAGCGCGTGGTGGGCTACATGCCCAAGGCGCAGCTCGAGTCCAAGATCCTGGCGAAGATCGGCTAGCCTGGCCGGGCCGCGCGGCCGGCGATCTCCATCACATTTGCACGATCGCAACTCTGCTAAAATGTAAACATGGAGATCGAGCTGATCTATGTTTCCGGCCGGACTGCACGCGCCGACTTGAAGGGAGGCGTCCTGCAGGTCCGAATGCCGCGCCACTGGCCGCGGTCGGAAAAGGAAAGTGCGATCTCCCGGTTCCAGCGCTGGGCCTCGCGCCGCCAGGCTACGCTCTCGAGGTTGCCGCCGCCGATCACCCGCGCTCCGATGAGCGAAGGCGATCTCTGGGACCTCGTGCGGCAGATCAACGCCGAGACCGTCCAGGTAGACGTGGTCGGCGTGCGCATCGGCCGCGCGCGCTTCACCCGCCTGGCGCAGGCCAACTGGCAGACGCGTACCCTCACGTTTTCGAGAGTGGCCGTGCAGTCCCTGCCCGACCAGGCCCTCCGTTACCTCATCGTCCACGAACTGGCGCATCTCCGGATCCCCAATCACTCGCAGGCCTTCTGGGACCTGGTCGCGAGGTTCGTCCCGGACTGGA contains:
- a CDS encoding M48 family metallopeptidase; this translates as MEIELIYVSGRTARADLKGGVLQVRMPRHWPRSEKESAISRFQRWASRRQATLSRLPPPITRAPMSEGDLWDLVRQINAETVQVDVVGVRIGRARFTRLAQANWQTRTLTFSRVAVQSLPDQALRYLIVHELAHLRIPNHSQAFWDLVARFVPDWKYWRHVAQAHFVRAAEAGPQVQPPSCPLQPLPPPRNVAQRADFAPSPDTSDDDDPARPAYEEPASAATAGNLAARALFDDLTGPHGTQLALFSDLAPDYPV
- the trxA gene encoding thioredoxin; the encoded protein is MSKPTAVSDNDFGKVVLEADKPVLVDFWATWCGPCRMIAPILEEMATEHGDKLKVVKLDVDANAVTAQKYGVMSIPTLILFKGGQPAERVVGYMPKAQLESKILAKIG
- a CDS encoding recombinase family protein — protein: MKAIGYIRVSTQEQASEGYSLAAQESKIRAYADLYGLALVDVIADAGVSAKSLDRPGLTEALRRLESGEAEALVILKLDRLTRNVADWNALIDRYFGKAVALMSVSDQIDTRTAGGRLVLNVLVSVAQWEREAIGERTAAALAQKKAQGEAVGRPGYGFEIRDGRLAEVEGEASVVARVAALRAEGQTLQQIADTLNGEGIATKRGGRWAPQTVKNLLARSAR